The genomic region CtcgctcaaaaaaacccatcacacacaaaaaaagggctggtggagtggctcaaggtgtaggccctgagttcaaatcccagtaccaccaccaaaaaaaaatgatgacgatggatttttttgggggtggagtACTGggacaaacccagggcctcatacctaCTAAGTAcatactttaccactgagttctATCCCAGTGTAATGGTGGATTTTGCCTTACAggatgtttatctaaatttttaaaaacagaatggaaactcactttcaaagaaaaccaattACAACTGTGACAAGGGGTAGGATTTGCCAAGAACATGATCTATGTTGGCAGGGTCTGAAAACCTCTCTCTGAGGAAGTAAAGAGGGGAAAATGATGTTTCAGAAAACATTAAGCTGACTGCCACTCACTTATCAttaccccccaccaccacccattGGCTTTTCTCTGACTTCAGGACTGAGGAACAACTCCTGCCACAAGGCTATGGGGACCCTTCTGGCCTCAGCCCAATCAAGtcccaccccagggcctttgcatctCTCCATCCCACCTCTTTCCTGCACCTGGAGTGCTGTAATTACTCCTGGTGCTAACCTCTCCTACCCTGATCACAAGGCAGGACCATGGAAGACCAGCACAGAGGgacatttcagagggaaacagGAGCTGGAGAGCTGCCTGATGGGCCAGAAAAGCCCTGGAGGTCTCCGCTGAGGGCAGCAGGAAGTCTCTGGGGGCTGGAATGTCATAAAGACAGACAGATGACAGCACACAGAAGAGCTCCCACATGGCCACATTTCTCAAGCCCTCTGACCCAGAAGTCTCTAAAGTGTTTATCTGGCAGACATTCCTGTGAAACCACACCAGGTTATTAACTGCAGGGCAAATGAgcagaaataaacccaaacatCCAGAGTTAGGGCACTGGTGGCAGAAGTTGCGGTATATCCATGCTACAGAATTCTTTGCAGCTAGAAACTTCTGTTGGgaagctttttaagtagcaaaagTGCTCAGGAGAAGTGAAAGGGGAGGACACCGTGGGTGGAATGCTCCCATTTGTGCCAAAAAATGGGAAATGTGTCTGATATCTCCACCTGCTATCTCACACATAAGGACAGAACACTGGGAACCGGTTTGGGGAGCAAAGTGTGAGGGGGACTTGACCCACACTGTGTCCTATTCTGTTCCTTTTGAATTTTGGACAATGTGTAACAGGTTGTCCAGTGAATAATAAACACAAGCTTTGCATAAGGTCTAAATCCAGCAAAACCAACCCTTGGTGATAGAGGTCAGGACAGTGGGGCCTTGTGGGGGAAGCTACACTGCCTGAGTAGTACGCTGTTTACACCAGGGTGTTCACTTCAtgaacatttatttacttatctgaGCTCTGTATTTTAACTGGTACCACTTTCTGTGCATATGGTATACTTCCataaagtttttgaaatgaaaaatacaatgaagaaGTTTCAATGGCCATGGTGGTGGGGTCTGACTAGAGGAAGAGCCTAGTTGGAATCCCCAAAAGCAGCTAGAAAGGGGAGGTCCCAGAAACTCAGGGTTCCTCCCACAtgataggcaagagctctaccgcttgaacggcaccccccagccctctttttccTATCTTTCCTTGTCcccttttgttttccctttccttccttcctcttttttttttttttctggtgggatttGAGttgctattttgtctttgagataaggtcttgctaaggctggcctccaactgcagatcctcctgccttcacctccaaaaagctgggattacagacgtataCCACCTTGCCCAGCATGACTCCCCAGGTTTCTGGTTCAGTGTGGGGCATGGTCTTAGACTAATTGGGACCTGGGGGTTGAAAACGACATTTTGGCGAGAAAATGACCAGTTTGAGGGAGTATGTATGTGGAGGTAAGAGGTCTGGAGTGGAGACAGATTTGGGACTGTCGTGGGGCATCGTGAGAAGGTTCAGAAGAAGGGGGGTAAGGAATACCCATGGGAGAAGGCGACACGCCCGAGGTGAGCGGCCACCTGGAGAGAGGGTGGGGCTGTCTTTCCCCCCAGGTGTCATTGGGAACCCAGCTCTGGACCTggttctgtgaccttggacaaatttcACTCTcaatctgggcctcagtttccccctggGAGAAATGGGGATCAAACCCATCAGCCATTTGCCAGGTAGATGCAAAGTTTGACCCCGGGCATGGAGGCGGCGGCCGCCACCCGGAGAGAGTTTGTGTCCCTCCCCGGTGGCCTTGTGGTGAGTTGGGCGGAGTCCTCCCGCTGGAGGCAGAACCACCTCTTCCCGGTTTGCAAGGTGGGACGGTCGGTCTCCCAGCAGCGGGCTCAGAGAGCGGGGACCTACCCGGAAGATACCAGATTGGAGTCCGGCCGGCCCCTCCGCAGGTGAAGCCTGGGGACTTTCGCCACTCTGCAACCCGCTGGGTTCTGGGATTGGGTCACCGTTTCGCCCTGTCCGGACACGTGGCCCGCCTCCAAGTGTCCGCGTCCTGCCCGCCTGGGCCAAATCGTCCAATCGTCGATTGCTTcgctctgccccctccccactccccgcTTCTTGGCCAATCCGCATGCGTCTCTGCTTCGCCAGTGAAGGGCCGGACTGCGAAGCTGTCAGTCTGGAGGATCTGATTGGTCTATAGTGGCCCGGGAGGCAGCAGATCTGACCAATAGGGAGTCGTGGAGGAAATGCGTTGCGGCGGATACCGGAGTTGTGCAGCGCTGTGAGAGCTGAGTGCTCAGATTCAAGCTCGGAGGGTTGTTGGTGGCGTCGGGTTCAACCTACCAGATGGCTGAGCGCCAGAGAGAACGAGCGAGCCAGCGATCGAGCGAGGCTCTGCCCAGGATAGGGGACGTTCTGGGGCTCGAATCCTGGCTCTTCTGTCAAAAGACAGGCTGCAGCCGGACGCtggtatcctagctacttgggaagctgagatcgggaggatcacagctggaggccagcccagggaaatagttctcaagaccctatccccaaaaatagccagagtaaaatggacctggaggtgtggctcaagtcatgagttcaaaccccagtcccccccatCCCCCCCGAAAGCTCTAGGCTCTAAATTAAATAgatatctagatagatagatagagagataaatggaaaagaaaagaaaaacttacaaaGACATCCAAGTACTTTCCAGGAAAGAATTAAGGATGCAATTGAGGAATTTGACCACCTCCTCACCCTACCCCCACTAAAccacttgttttgttttcctgtctgTGCAGCACCTGCCTCCTTGTAACATTTAGACTCTGTGCTTGGAAATAAAGGTtgagagaaagaggcagagaatTTCCCATCTGTCTTGGAACAAACTCCAAGTTCCACCCAAGTCATGGTGGGCCTTTGGGAACCGCTCAGACCTCCTCTCTTGCCACACTTTCCCTGCTCACTCCACTCCAGTCACACTGCCCTCCCTTGCTATCCCACCTCACGGCCTTTGCATATGCCGTTCTCATTCACAGACCACAGATCTCCCTGACTATCTCCTTCTTGGCATTCaaggccttccctgaccacctGACTCAAGTAGGCTCTGAATCAGGTTGTGGTTTTATTTCCAACTCAGCACTAATTCAAAACTGAAATTGAGACTGTAGGTTAGCTTTTGAAATACTATCCATATACTCATTTATTGTCAGTTCGTCTCtggcaaacacacacatgcacatgagcTCTGCCAGGGCAGGGGTCTTGTCTGCCTTGTTCACCACTCAACCTGGACACCTGGGCCTCGGCCTGTTCCATAGTAGATACTCAGTAAATCTTTGGGAACAGTTGAGATGAGAGTAGACATTAGGGAGAGATGAACCAGGGCAAGAAGGAGCCACAGAAGTGGAGATGAGGCtgtgaagaaagaagggagaaggcaGGGGGCAAGGAGAAGTACAAGGGGCTCCCAGAAGGGCAGAGTGGGCCCTGGACCTGGGAGAAGGCCCCTGCAGTGGTGGGATGCTGGGCTTGGTTGATTTTCTCAGAGTCTGTTAGGGAGCAGATGGGTTGGAGGCTCCAGGGGAGGGCTCTCTGGTTTGTCCTGGGGCCTGGTCTGGTTGTGACTGGGCATCACTGGGCCCCCCGAGTCCTCAAGGATCCTCTGAGAATCCCAAGCACAAGGGACCTCCCACCTGTCCTCCCAACCCCAGCTGAGAGCTGCAGGctcagcctcctcctccaggGAATGCTGGGGAGGGAGTAGAGGGTCAGAGAAATGTAGAGCTTCCTTCAGGTCCCTCGGCCTCAGGTCCCCCTGGCCCAGAGCATGATAGGACACTTCCGATGCCAGGAGAGGAGGATCAGCAGTCACAGGCTGTAAGAAGAGGTCAGATGGCACTGAGGGACACTCTGGGGTGAGCACAATGTCATCAAAGAGGTCGAAGGTTGAGGTGTCCAGGGCAGCAAGGCTCAAGCTGGGGTTAGCATGGGACAACTCCATGGGGGCCACAGCACAGGCCACCCCCAGGAAGGGGGATGGAGGGGGTGGCGGAGGCCTTTTGGGTGGCAGTCTTTGGGGAGGTGCCTCCTGGGACAGAATGGATAGGGCCAGGCGTTGGGTAGCAGCCTCAATCGTGGCGAACTGCCTGCAGAGAGACAGGTGTTAGTTGGGTGACCTCAAAGGACTACCCCCCTGCCTGCCACCCCAGAAGAGACTTGCCCCTTTTTTCCACCCACATTTTTCTTCTCCATGCTAATCTTCCTGTGctgtctccattttctttccttccttccttccttcttcttctttctttctttatggcaCTGGGGCCTcaagcttgataggcaggtgctctaccacttgccactccaccaggctttttttgtgttgggttttttttagagATAAGCTCTGGAGAAATATCTGCCTGGGGCCGGTgagcctcctggtctctgcctcctaagtagctaggattacaggcgtgaaccactggtgccgaGCTTGACTCCATTTTCTTGAATCTGACAGTTCAGTGTTTCTGACCGCATTTCTGGATAGCTGTGGGGGATGGACACTGCACAAGGCAGTTCCTCTGAGCACAATTTGACATTGTAGATTTATTATGAccaaaatataaaagtgaaaaatgtgTTAGGAAGGAATGCCATTGAAATATTCACACAAAGCCAGGCTCAAGGccaccttgggcaaatagttcctgagacccccacctacaaaataaccagaacaaaatgggatggaggtgtggtttaagcaaTAGTACACCTGCATTGCAaccttgaagctctgagttcaaactccagtcatacatatatatatatatatatagtgtatatatatatatgcatatatatatactgcatatatatatattgcacaaAAGTTTACTAGAGGCAATATGGACCTGCCATATTGATGCCTTGTGGAGTCTGTTGAATTTGTCCACCTCTCAGCATCTCCACCAACCTCTGGCTGGAGTCTTTGGCTTCTCCCACCTGCAAAAGCCACTGTAAAACCCCCACTgcagggatatagctcagaggtacagtgcctgtctagcatgcacaagggtgtgagttccatccccagtaccgcaaaaaaaatgTGATGAAAGTGTTAACAACGCTggtacagtctgtgatcagaagatccttgtttttgtgctccaaatggaaaaatccaagcagaacacatgggtgGGGcaaggtaggatagctttattgagaaaaaggGCATCACCTGTTctcccaggtgaggaaagggaagaagaagcagagggCAAGGTAGACGTAGGTGGAGTCCGCTGGCAGAGCgagcatacttttctttttcaggtgcctttaaaacctacactaccccacgggagggcagacccaggaggttcccacccaataatgaatgagtggggaggggcatgggcagttcccagccagatGAGGGTGGTctggccatccccaggcaacctacagGAGCCctaaacttttcctacttctagcctgcctcagaagGGTAGAGAAGGCAGATAGCAGCTAAAGCAAAGAAGATGATTCGAGGGCATCTGGGATTAGGAAGTTGCTCTGTTCTAGATGTGAGTGTTAATTACTTGAGTGGGTTCCCTTTGGGAAGATTCACAGAGGTCTAtattgatgatggtgatgatgatgatggcatGTATGTGTAGGTATATGTTAAACTTCCATAAAAGACCAagtatggtggctcatatctgtaatcccagctacttgggtgttGAAGATgggaaggactgtggttcaaggccagcccaggcagaagttaggagacttcatctcaacaaataagaatctgggtgtggtggtgtgtgtcatcccagctataggggtgggggagaggagtaTATAGGAGTAGTGGTCCAGGTCTGCCCAGACATAAAAGCAATACCCTATTTGAGCtgggctactcaggaggcagagatcaggaagatgggaGCCAGTCCCATatcctatatcaaaaaaaaaaaaaaaaaaggctggcagagtggctcaagcagttactgcctgcctaacaagtgtgagttcaaaccccaatgatgtaaaaaaaaaaaaaaaaaagcaataccatatttgaaaaataactaaagcaaaaaggattcagggttcaaaccccaggacttagaagggaggaaggaaaggagctggtgtgtgggggggtgcagagagaaaaatacattgaggtgggcactgtggctcacatctgtaatactagtaactcaggaggtagatatcaggagaattgcagttcaaagcctgcccaggcaagtagttcccaagaccctatctcaaaaaaaaaaaaaaaaaaaaaacccataaaaaaaagggctggtggagtggctcacagtgtaggccctgaattcaagtcccagtactgggaaaaaagaaagaaagaaatacactaAATGTTATCAACAATATGATATAGGAGATGGGCATCTCAGTGACTATAGAAGTGGATCTCAGACTTGGGCACATGTCAGAATCACCTGCAGCTGCCTATGAGAACAGAGGTTCCTGGCTAGTACCTCAGTTTCTGGTTCTGTAGGTCTGGGGTGGGGTTGCCGAGTGAGATGTTGCCACTGCAGGAGGTCTTGGCCCCACTTTTGAACACCACTGCCTCAGACAATGGGCTTCACTTTTCTGTAGGTTTGAAATTTTCCACAATAATTAAAAAGTCAGCAATCCTTATGCATAGGTGGATGGGGATTCCTGGGGGAGCAGGACCTGAGAGAAACTTGGGGGGACATAGCTGGCAGTGGAAGATGTTGAGGACAGCAGCCACTCACCTGGATATTCTCAGGCTGAGCCCAGGGGAAGGTGCTCAGGTCTGCCCGGTCTGTCCTCAGGCTGCACTGATGCACgcgcggtgtgtgtgtgtgtgtgtgtgtgtgcgtgcatgcagGAGGTGGCCTGTGTCTCTGGGGAGCAGGGGGCAGAATGTGGCATGCGAGGCAGGCATGCCTGGGATGCTAATAACAGAGATCCCAGGGAAGTGTGGGGAGTGAAGGAAGCATTAGCCCAGGGGCCTGACGGGGGTCTGCCATGATGGAAAAAGGGCCCAAGTGGTTGACAGGTGGCTTAAGGGGAGTTAGAAAGCCAGCTCTTGAACTCTGTGGTGGTGGGTAGCAATGGTGGTGGGAGGGAGGCATTCTGGGTGTGGCCAGGGCTGGGAAGGGAGGCTGGGTGGTGTCAAAACTGGGGTTACTCAAATTTGGTTCCAAGACTTCCTAGGGCAAGATCTGGGCTGGGTATGAGGAGCAACCTATTTACAGAAAAGTGGACCCTTGGTCAAATCCCTTtacttctgtgcctcagtttcctcaactgcaAAGTGAGGATTAAATAGCATCTCCCTTCCAGGTAGATGTGTGGAAGTTTAATGAGTTCATAGTCACTGTGAGCAAGTACTAACTTATGAGTTCATAGTAAAGGCTTAATACAATGCCTGGCACGTGTTAAGACCCCTACACTTGGTTATCATCACTGCCATCATCACCATAATCACTCTCATGAAAATCACCACCATTACAATCCTCATCAACTTCTCCACAATCTCCACATAATCCTTGAGACCAACTTCACCATAGTCATCCTCACCATCCTTACCAGCATCACCATCATCCTATCACCACCatctccatcaccaccatcactatcataCTATCACTGCCATCATCACCATCTCCATAACCATTACCATCACCACCATACTGTCATCATTGTCACCACCACTGTTGTTATCACCATCATCTCTATCACCATCACTGCCATCacctcaccaccatcaccacaccaccatcaccatcacaacCATCtgcatcaccatcaccaccatcactatcataCCATCACCGCCATCACTATCACCTCCATCACCATTGCTATCACCACCATACCGTCATCAttattaccaccatcaccaccatctccatCATATCACCATGATAGAGTCCCTAGGAAAGCCAGGTCCAGGAGGCCTGAGGAGTGGTAAAAGaatgggctctttttttttttttgatagttatATTTACTCACTAGCTGTGAGCCTTGGGCAGGCAAATCATGAACCTCTCCAAGTTTCCTGGTCTGTGACGTAGGGACAAAGACAGAACCTCCCATGGAGGTTTACTGGAGCATTAAGTGACATATTGTATGTCACTTACCAGGTGTACCTGACCCACAGCAGGGTACTATTTACTGTTTCATGGGAGAGCCCAAGGCAAGGTGGGATGGGCTGGGTGAGGTATGGGAGGGAGGGTGGACTGGAGTGGAGGTCTGAGGATGTAGAGGTTCCATGATGACAGAGATGGGGAAGACCATTGCCAGGCAtagggaacagcatgtgcaaaggcccagaggctGAATGGTGAGGCACCCAATAGGGAGCAGAGCCTAATGGGCCTGAGCCTTTGTCCTGAAGACAATGGAGAGCCCAGGGAGGTACTTGAACAGGACAGTGACTGAGTGTGAGTTAGGAAGACCTACCTGCCAGTGCCAGCCCTGCCTCTGAAAAGCAGATGGTTAGATCCCTCCTCCCCACACATTGCCCCAGCCTGGCCTCCCCACTGGACCACTGCAGTCTGTCACTTCCAACCTCGCTTCTACAGTCTGCTGACCAAGCAGCCAGCATGGCTTTCCAGACCCCACCCCACCcgaccccaccccaccctgctccAAGCCCCAGCCCTCCAGAGGTCCGCAGGGTACCCCCCAACCAGCCCAGCTTCTTCTTCAACCCAGTCCCCTCCCCCTTATACTCTTCTCCTGCCACACTGGCTTCCTTCAGGCTGGGCACTTCCTGCCCTAGGGTCTTTGCACTGGCTGTGTCCCCTGCTCCTCCCCCAGAGGCCCAGGGGGCTCCTTCCCTCACTCCCGCTAGGTGTTTGCTCACCTCAGTGATGTCATCACCTGGGTCACCTCCCTTAAAATACCCACACCTGCCCACACTCTTTCCTGCCTCGTTTTCCCCACCACCTTTTGACATACTCTAGTATTATTt from Castor canadensis chromosome 16, mCasCan1.hap1v2, whole genome shotgun sequence harbors:
- the C16H19orf85 gene encoding uncharacterized protein C19orf85 homolog, which codes for MHPGAPAAHGVSEPGPQELCAFVSGAAVHMLRALQPRRTRLSKRRPNHRRFLHNQICRQFATIEAATQRLALSILSQEAPPQRLPPKRPPPPPPSPFLGVACAVAPMELSHANPSLSLAALDTSTFDLFDDIVLTPECPSVPSDLFLQPVTADPPLLASEVSYHALGQGDLRPRDLKEALHFSDPLLPPQHSLEEEAEPAALSWGWEDRWEVPCAWDSQRILEDSGGPVMPSHNQTRPQDKPESPPLEPPTHLLPNRL